Part of the bacterium genome, CGGAGATCTTGGACACGAATGTGGACGGAACCCGCCGGCTGCTCGAGGCCGCTCTTGCAGCGCGGGTCCGCCGGGTCGTGTACACGAGTTCTGTCTCGGTGTACGGCGATCGGCTGCCCCTGGGGGTCGCGGAAGACGCCCCGGTCAACCCGGCGGGCATCTATGGGGCGTCCAAAGTCCGCGCGGAGCAATTGGCGCAGGACGCGGTCGCGGCCGGTCTTCACGTCATGATCGTCCGCCCGTGCATCGTCTATGGATCGGGCGATCGATATTTCATGCCGCAGGCGGTACAGGTCGCGCGGCTGCCGGTGATCCCGCTCCCGGATGGCGGCCGTCACGTGGTCGATCTCGTGCACGCGGATGATCTGGCGGCCGCGCATCTCCTGGTCATGGAAGCCGGACAATCCGGCGTCGCCTACAATGTGACGGATGGGGGATGCCATCATGCGGGAGACCTGATCCGGTGGGTGGCTGAGGGGCTGCACCGCTCTCCCTGGTTGCCGTCCATCCCTTGGTGGTTCGCGGCGTGTATCAGGCCATTGATTAACGTTGTCGGCCGAGCATGCGGGCGGCCTGATTTCGCGCACTTCGGCAGACAGGAGCTCGACGGACTCTTCAGCGACTACCATTTCGACATCTCCAAGATCGCCGCGCTCGGATATGCCGCCCGCATTGCCGCGCGTGCCGGATTACGGTCCGAGCTCCAGAGGAGCATCGACGCGAGTGGGCACGCGTGCCGGCCCGCGTAGGCGATTCGTCCACGTGCGCGGTCCCGCTCTTGCCGGAGTCGTCGGGACGGATTGCGCCCCGATTTTGTCTTGCTTTCGAGCCGGGCAGGCGTATCATTGGGGGATAGCCGCGATCGTTTGGTGCGCTGGTCAAGAAACGGCGGCGGTGGTTCCCGTCGAGACGAGGAGGTTTTTATGGCCTTAGACGGTGACCGAAACCGCGTGCTGACCTCGTTGCGGGAGGAGCCCGACGGCGCCGATAGCGCGACGCTGGCGAAGAATCTTGGCTTGGCGACAGACGTGGTGGAACGTCACCTGCTGTATTGTGCGGACTACGCATTGGTGGCATGGAACCGGCACGTCGGCGGAGTGGGACGAGCGATGATCACGACCCGCGGCCGCGAGTATTTGACGCGTCAGCAGTTGTGACCACTGCCCCGGAGTAGCCACCCCACGACGACCTCCGCATTTCCGATCGCCCCGCCGATCGAGCCGATGCTTGCCGCGTCGGCCGAAGCGCTCCCGGCGGGCGACGGGTGGCTGTACGAGCCGAAGTGGGACGGATTCCGCGCCGTCGTGTTTCGCGGCGCCGTGGACGT contains:
- a CDS encoding NAD-dependent epimerase/dehydratase family protein yields the protein MPQPRVLVTGATGLVGSAIVRALLERTCPVRVLVRSSERARALFGSSAEISVGDLRDAASLRPACAGIAQIYHVAGAVDTHRHGDAEILDTNVDGTRRLLEAALAARVRRVVYTSSVSVYGDRLPLGVAEDAPVNPAGIYGASKVRAEQLAQDAVAAGLHVMIVRPCIVYGSGDRYFMPQAVQVARLPVIPLPDGGRHVVDLVHADDLAAAHLLVMEAGQSGVAYNVTDGGCHHAGDLIRWVAEGLHRSPWLPSIPWWFAACIRPLINVVGRACGRPDFAHFGRQELDGLFSDYHFDISKIAALGYAARIAARAGLRSELQRSIDASGHACRPA